In Arvicola amphibius chromosome 13, mArvAmp1.2, whole genome shotgun sequence, a genomic segment contains:
- the Ccdc198 gene encoding uncharacterized protein CCDC198 isoform X2 yields the protein MGLGHSKHQPRVIKVTPLQSQEAETPSTGPVFYALNRNPEEKNPYPFSRLQHENPALERQLPPLRETWYGRHPAVSRSMYLDIPLKHEESSIIKRHPPRRIQKLDPIDLPQVITSERLLRQREARTGHKAEQEPEKKMQLPMYTSGKRQYLHKMQMLERNQRRQEAQMELMKSLQSAARLDMQKEKDHNGNKITQSLPRSNSYDVITILPDETINRDPGSSQDEEFLDYHRENDYCVRKIGKMEAWLRKQDARGQFSWSSSSYDSDELEEDPKRPQALVRTRTERVPLYDEFYDQE from the exons ATGGGCCTGGGCCACTCCAAGCATCAGCCTCGGGTGATCAAAGTCACACCTTTACAAAGCCAAGAGGCGGAGACTCCCTCAACTGGCCCTGTGTTCTATGCATTAAATCGGAACCCGGAAGAGAAGAACCCATACCCATTCTCGAGACTGCAGCACGAAAATCCAGCTCTGGAAAGACAGCTACCACCTCTCCGAGAAACCTGGTATGGAAGACATCCTGCAG TATCCAGGTCCATGTATCTTGACATCCCACTGAAACATGAAGAATCAAGCATTATCAAAAGACATCCACCCCGAAGAATTCAA AAGCTTGACCCCATTGACCTGCCACAAGTAATTACCTCTGAGCGACTCCTGCGCCAGCGAGAAGCCAGAACAGGACACAAAGCAGAG CAGGAACCTGAGAAGAAAATGCAGCTCCCAATGTACACCTCTGGGAAGAGACAGTATTTACATAAGATGCAAATGCTGGAGCGGAACCAGAGAAGGCAGGAG GCCCAGATGGAGTTGATGAAGAGCCTTCAGAGTGCAGCAAGACTTGATATGCAAAAGGAGAAAGACCATAATGGCAATAAAATCACCCAAAGCTTGCCAAGGAGCAATAGCTATGACGTTATCACCATACTGCCTGACGAAACCATAAACAGAGACCCAG GAAGTTCACAGGATGAAGAATTCTTGGACTATCACAGAGAGAATGACTATTGTGTCCGGAAAATTGGCAAAATGGAAGCATGGCTCCGTAAGCAAGACGCCCGAGGACAGTTTTCCTGGAGCAGCTCCAGCTACGACTCAGACGAGCTTGAGGAGGATCCGAAGAGGCCGCAAGCACTCGTGAGGACCAGGACGGAGAGGGTCCCACTTTATGATGAGTTTTATGACCAAGAATGA
- the Ccdc198 gene encoding uncharacterized protein CCDC198 isoform X5: MEDILQKLDPIDLPQVITSERLLRQREARTGHKAEQEPEKKMQLPMYTSGKRQYLHKMQMLERNQRRQEAQMELMKSLQSAARLDMQKEKDHNGNKITQSLPRSNSYDVITILPDETINRDPGSSQDEEFLDYHRENDYCVRKIGKMEAWLRKQDARGQFSWSSSSYDSDELEEDPKRPQALVRTRTERVPLYDEFYDQE; encoded by the exons ATGGAAGACATCCTGCAG AAGCTTGACCCCATTGACCTGCCACAAGTAATTACCTCTGAGCGACTCCTGCGCCAGCGAGAAGCCAGAACAGGACACAAAGCAGAG CAGGAACCTGAGAAGAAAATGCAGCTCCCAATGTACACCTCTGGGAAGAGACAGTATTTACATAAGATGCAAATGCTGGAGCGGAACCAGAGAAGGCAGGAG GCCCAGATGGAGTTGATGAAGAGCCTTCAGAGTGCAGCAAGACTTGATATGCAAAAGGAGAAAGACCATAATGGCAATAAAATCACCCAAAGCTTGCCAAGGAGCAATAGCTATGACGTTATCACCATACTGCCTGACGAAACCATAAACAGAGACCCAG GAAGTTCACAGGATGAAGAATTCTTGGACTATCACAGAGAGAATGACTATTGTGTCCGGAAAATTGGCAAAATGGAAGCATGGCTCCGTAAGCAAGACGCCCGAGGACAGTTTTCCTGGAGCAGCTCCAGCTACGACTCAGACGAGCTTGAGGAGGATCCGAAGAGGCCGCAAGCACTCGTGAGGACCAGGACGGAGAGGGTCCCACTTTATGATGAGTTTTATGACCAAGAATGA
- the Ccdc198 gene encoding uncharacterized protein CCDC198 isoform X3 encodes MKETPVLRNGPGPLQASASGDQSHTFTKPRGGDSLNWPCVLCIKSEPGREEPIPILETAARKSSSGKTATTSPRNLVWKTSCRSMYLDIPLKHEESSIIKRHPPRRIQKLDPIDLPQVITSERLLRQREARTGHKAEAQMELMKSLQSAARLDMQKEKDHNGNKITQSLPRSNSYDVITILPDETINRDPGSSQDEEFLDYHRENDYCVRKIGKMEAWLRKQDARGQFSWSSSSYDSDELEEDPKRPQALVRTRTERVPLYDEFYDQE; translated from the exons ATGAAGGAAACACCTGTTTTG AGAAATGGGCCTGGGCCACTCCAAGCATCAGCCTCGGGTGATCAAAGTCACACCTTTACAAAGCCAAGAGGCGGAGACTCCCTCAACTGGCCCTGTGTTCTATGCATTAAATCGGAACCCGGAAGAGAAGAACCCATACCCATTCTCGAGACTGCAGCACGAAAATCCAGCTCTGGAAAGACAGCTACCACCTCTCCGAGAAACCTGGTATGGAAGACATCCTGCAG GTCCATGTATCTTGACATCCCACTGAAACATGAAGAATCAAGCATTATCAAAAGACATCCACCCCGAAGAATTCAA AAGCTTGACCCCATTGACCTGCCACAAGTAATTACCTCTGAGCGACTCCTGCGCCAGCGAGAAGCCAGAACAGGACACAAAGCAGAG GCCCAGATGGAGTTGATGAAGAGCCTTCAGAGTGCAGCAAGACTTGATATGCAAAAGGAGAAAGACCATAATGGCAATAAAATCACCCAAAGCTTGCCAAGGAGCAATAGCTATGACGTTATCACCATACTGCCTGACGAAACCATAAACAGAGACCCAG GAAGTTCACAGGATGAAGAATTCTTGGACTATCACAGAGAGAATGACTATTGTGTCCGGAAAATTGGCAAAATGGAAGCATGGCTCCGTAAGCAAGACGCCCGAGGACAGTTTTCCTGGAGCAGCTCCAGCTACGACTCAGACGAGCTTGAGGAGGATCCGAAGAGGCCGCAAGCACTCGTGAGGACCAGGACGGAGAGGGTCCCACTTTATGATGAGTTTTATGACCAAGAATGA
- the Ccdc198 gene encoding uncharacterized protein CCDC198 isoform X4, with amino-acid sequence MYLDIPLKHEESSIIKRHPPRRIQKLDPIDLPQVITSERLLRQREARTGHKAEQEPEKKMQLPMYTSGKRQYLHKMQMLERNQRRQEAQMELMKSLQSAARLDMQKEKDHNGNKITQSLPRSNSYDVITILPDETINRDPGSSQDEEFLDYHRENDYCVRKIGKMEAWLRKQDARGQFSWSSSSYDSDELEEDPKRPQALVRTRTERVPLYDEFYDQE; translated from the exons ATGTATCTTGACATCCCACTGAAACATGAAGAATCAAGCATTATCAAAAGACATCCACCCCGAAGAATTCAA AAGCTTGACCCCATTGACCTGCCACAAGTAATTACCTCTGAGCGACTCCTGCGCCAGCGAGAAGCCAGAACAGGACACAAAGCAGAG CAGGAACCTGAGAAGAAAATGCAGCTCCCAATGTACACCTCTGGGAAGAGACAGTATTTACATAAGATGCAAATGCTGGAGCGGAACCAGAGAAGGCAGGAG GCCCAGATGGAGTTGATGAAGAGCCTTCAGAGTGCAGCAAGACTTGATATGCAAAAGGAGAAAGACCATAATGGCAATAAAATCACCCAAAGCTTGCCAAGGAGCAATAGCTATGACGTTATCACCATACTGCCTGACGAAACCATAAACAGAGACCCAG GAAGTTCACAGGATGAAGAATTCTTGGACTATCACAGAGAGAATGACTATTGTGTCCGGAAAATTGGCAAAATGGAAGCATGGCTCCGTAAGCAAGACGCCCGAGGACAGTTTTCCTGGAGCAGCTCCAGCTACGACTCAGACGAGCTTGAGGAGGATCCGAAGAGGCCGCAAGCACTCGTGAGGACCAGGACGGAGAGGGTCCCACTTTATGATGAGTTTTATGACCAAGAATGA
- the Ccdc198 gene encoding uncharacterized protein CCDC198 isoform X1, producing the protein MKETPVLRNGPGPLQASASGDQSHTFTKPRGGDSLNWPCVLCIKSEPGREEPIPILETAARKSSSGKTATTSPRNLVWKTSCRSMYLDIPLKHEESSIIKRHPPRRIQKLDPIDLPQVITSERLLRQREARTGHKAEQEPEKKMQLPMYTSGKRQYLHKMQMLERNQRRQEAQMELMKSLQSAARLDMQKEKDHNGNKITQSLPRSNSYDVITILPDETINRDPGSSQDEEFLDYHRENDYCVRKIGKMEAWLRKQDARGQFSWSSSSYDSDELEEDPKRPQALVRTRTERVPLYDEFYDQE; encoded by the exons ATGAAGGAAACACCTGTTTTG AGAAATGGGCCTGGGCCACTCCAAGCATCAGCCTCGGGTGATCAAAGTCACACCTTTACAAAGCCAAGAGGCGGAGACTCCCTCAACTGGCCCTGTGTTCTATGCATTAAATCGGAACCCGGAAGAGAAGAACCCATACCCATTCTCGAGACTGCAGCACGAAAATCCAGCTCTGGAAAGACAGCTACCACCTCTCCGAGAAACCTGGTATGGAAGACATCCTGCAG GTCCATGTATCTTGACATCCCACTGAAACATGAAGAATCAAGCATTATCAAAAGACATCCACCCCGAAGAATTCAA AAGCTTGACCCCATTGACCTGCCACAAGTAATTACCTCTGAGCGACTCCTGCGCCAGCGAGAAGCCAGAACAGGACACAAAGCAGAG CAGGAACCTGAGAAGAAAATGCAGCTCCCAATGTACACCTCTGGGAAGAGACAGTATTTACATAAGATGCAAATGCTGGAGCGGAACCAGAGAAGGCAGGAG GCCCAGATGGAGTTGATGAAGAGCCTTCAGAGTGCAGCAAGACTTGATATGCAAAAGGAGAAAGACCATAATGGCAATAAAATCACCCAAAGCTTGCCAAGGAGCAATAGCTATGACGTTATCACCATACTGCCTGACGAAACCATAAACAGAGACCCAG GAAGTTCACAGGATGAAGAATTCTTGGACTATCACAGAGAGAATGACTATTGTGTCCGGAAAATTGGCAAAATGGAAGCATGGCTCCGTAAGCAAGACGCCCGAGGACAGTTTTCCTGGAGCAGCTCCAGCTACGACTCAGACGAGCTTGAGGAGGATCCGAAGAGGCCGCAAGCACTCGTGAGGACCAGGACGGAGAGGGTCCCACTTTATGATGAGTTTTATGACCAAGAATGA